From the genome of Triticum aestivum cultivar Chinese Spring chromosome 3B, IWGSC CS RefSeq v2.1, whole genome shotgun sequence, one region includes:
- the LOC123070742 gene encoding RGG repeats nuclear RNA binding protein A, which yields MQEKKKSQEASKPEERRAAAVDFEGLQLLEKKKIEHDAKLKAENVRKAKEAAAKEAKPLKAISIQEYLKPEDGSEYVPPTPPRRPQNGGYRGGRGNGAYNGCSNRDSSSECRVYNAGRGHNSIVFHNAEAKANANDSGAPRRGEGYNGERRQGGYHLPARWVQ from the exons ATGCAAGAAAAGAAGAAGTCCCAGGAGGCCTCTAAACCTGAGGAGAGGAGGGCTGCTGCTGTAGATTTTGAGGGTCTCCAGCTCTTAGAGAAGAAGAAGATTGAGCATGATGCTAAATTGAAGGCGGAAAATGTTCGCAAGGCAAAGGAGGCTGCTGCAAAGGAAGCCAAGCCTCTCAAG GCTATCAGCATCCAGGAGTACCTGAAGCCAGAGGATGGTTCAGAGTACGTGCCTCCTACCCCACCGAGGCGCCCTCAAAATGGCGGCTACAGGGGAGGCCGTGGCAACGGTGCTTACAATGGCTGTAGCAACCGTGACAGCAGCTCTGAGTGCCGGGTCTACAATGCTGGCCGCGGCCATAACTCCATCGTGTTCCACAACGCCGAGGCCAAGGCCAACGCCAACGACAGTGGCGCCCCAAGGAGGGGTGAGGGTTACAATGGCGAGCGCCGGCAAGGCGGCTACCACTTACCAGCAAGGTGGGTACAATAG